Proteins co-encoded in one Streptomyces sp. NBC_01283 genomic window:
- a CDS encoding alpha/beta fold hydrolase, producing MSGITDAGVLRTSVRVDGETASYLTVERDGPAVLLLHGTYWSRVWLPVLGGLADAGLRPLAVDLPGLGRSGGELTPETATVPALADWVARFASALGISGPVAVAGHDIGGAVAQHLLVHGRLEVSRLALVNSVTYDSWPAPHVARFRDPGDVAGSTADDVLAARRRAVTAALGDAATEERIADYLDPWTMARVRRSWLAMAGAADSRYTLGLVPALRRSMTPKLLIWGEDDGFEKVEYAERFASEIPRTTLIRVPDADHIPTENAPGRIARALGDFLTA from the coding sequence ATGAGTGGGATCACCGATGCGGGAGTGCTGCGAACCTCGGTCCGGGTCGACGGCGAAACGGCGAGCTATCTGACCGTGGAGCGGGACGGCCCGGCCGTGTTGCTGCTGCACGGAACGTACTGGAGCCGGGTCTGGCTCCCGGTCCTCGGCGGTCTCGCCGACGCGGGGCTGCGGCCTCTAGCGGTCGATCTGCCCGGACTCGGGCGCTCGGGAGGCGAGCTCACCCCGGAGACGGCCACGGTCCCTGCCCTCGCGGACTGGGTGGCGCGCTTCGCGTCCGCCCTGGGCATCTCCGGGCCGGTCGCCGTGGCGGGTCACGACATCGGCGGAGCCGTCGCCCAGCACCTCCTCGTCCACGGCCGCCTTGAGGTGTCCCGGCTCGCCTTGGTCAACTCCGTCACGTACGACTCCTGGCCCGCGCCCCACGTGGCTCGCTTCCGGGACCCGGGGGACGTCGCGGGGAGCACCGCCGACGACGTCCTCGCCGCCCGCCGTCGAGCGGTGACGGCGGCGCTGGGCGATGCCGCCACCGAGGAGCGGATCGCTGACTACCTGGATCCGTGGACCATGGCGCGGGTCCGCCGCTCCTGGCTGGCCATGGCGGGCGCGGCCGACAGCCGCTACACCCTCGGTCTCGTTCCCGCGCTGCGGCGGTCCATGACGCCGAAGCTGCTGATCTGGGGCGAGGACGACGGCTTCGAGAAGGTGGAGTACGCCGAGCGGTTCGCCTCCGAGATCCCGCGGACGACGCTCATCCGCGTCCCCGACGCGGATCACATCCCCACGGAGAACGCCCCGGGCCGGATCGCCCGCGCGCTGGGCGACTTCCTCACGGCGTAG
- a CDS encoding phosphatase PAP2 family protein, which produces MLWATAGLVALGFLVALEIAARHYGGVPGPITNQAREVLFPPKPGPLYGGLALMMVVLTWRQRFIAAGFAVGVDAVFVLVRWLVDADVPEGQFFGNGALWAMLGCAVFAITRRTGEQRVLLLKGVGLGLLLVAGRKTGDTWLLITAKTRPTVLDPYVAMADHALGNPSWLAGRLLEASGPVSPVLDLVYAQLAVAAVAVALYQLRNVATERRFPRHHLVRTFLLIGLVGPAFYMIFPVVGPIFAYGPGTSGTGGVQWAVANLWPHTPPPITVPHPVPYDGITPRNCMPSLHTAWATTIFIHSRKGPRLLRYAGTFWLTATLGATLGFGYHYGVDLLAGVVFALTIEAALRTYDHGWHRSGVQLVGYGTAVFGALLLSYRYLPMEMAAHPWVYGPLVMLSTASVIYGYVRTTGSWEPKPPPALRPEPQPEMV; this is translated from the coding sequence ATCCTCTGGGCCACGGCAGGTCTGGTGGCCCTCGGGTTCCTCGTCGCCCTGGAGATCGCCGCGCGTCACTACGGCGGTGTGCCCGGACCGATCACCAACCAGGCGCGGGAAGTGCTCTTCCCGCCCAAACCGGGCCCGCTGTACGGCGGTCTGGCCTTGATGATGGTGGTGCTGACCTGGCGGCAGCGGTTCATCGCCGCCGGTTTCGCGGTCGGCGTCGACGCGGTCTTCGTGCTGGTGCGGTGGTTGGTCGATGCCGATGTGCCCGAGGGGCAGTTCTTCGGCAACGGCGCGTTGTGGGCGATGCTGGGCTGCGCGGTCTTCGCGATCACGCGTCGCACCGGCGAGCAACGTGTTCTGCTCCTCAAGGGCGTCGGCCTCGGCCTGCTGCTGGTGGCCGGCCGCAAGACCGGTGACACCTGGCTGCTCATCACGGCGAAGACCCGGCCGACCGTACTCGACCCCTACGTGGCGATGGCCGATCACGCGCTCGGCAACCCCTCGTGGCTGGCGGGCCGGCTCCTTGAGGCCTCCGGCCCGGTCAGCCCCGTACTCGACCTGGTCTACGCCCAGCTCGCGGTGGCCGCCGTCGCCGTCGCCCTCTACCAGCTGCGCAACGTGGCGACCGAGCGCCGTTTCCCGCGCCACCATCTGGTGCGGACCTTCCTGCTGATCGGGCTCGTCGGGCCGGCCTTCTACATGATCTTCCCGGTGGTGGGCCCGATCTTCGCCTACGGTCCCGGCACCTCCGGCACCGGCGGCGTCCAGTGGGCGGTGGCAAATCTGTGGCCGCACACGCCGCCGCCCATCACCGTGCCGCACCCGGTTCCGTACGACGGGATCACCCCGCGCAACTGCATGCCCAGCCTGCACACGGCGTGGGCCACCACGATCTTCATCCACTCCCGCAAGGGACCGCGCCTGCTGCGGTACGCGGGGACGTTCTGGCTGACCGCCACGCTCGGCGCGACGCTGGGCTTCGGCTACCACTACGGCGTGGATCTCCTTGCCGGTGTGGTGTTCGCGCTCACCATCGAGGCGGCCCTGCGCACGTACGACCACGGCTGGCACCGGTCGGGCGTCCAACTGGTCGGCTACGGCACGGCGGTCTTCGGCGCGCTCCTGCTGTCGTACCGCTACCTGCCCATGGAGATGGCCGCACACCCGTGGGTGTACGGCCCTCTCGTCATGCTGTCGACGGCCTCGGTGATCTACGGCTACGTACGGACCACCGGATCGTGGGAGCCGAAGCCCCCACCGGCGCTCCGGCCGGAACCACAGCCCGAAATGGTGTGA
- a CDS encoding LCP family protein — protein MTMTDPLDQRAGHTMPLGEHGWDGDSGDSGDSGAAVAPEDDSATRERFAERPSSRYGPRRAHARQSKKRRKLRRAVLVLLTGVIVAAGGTYGWAETRLQRDVDLGAYGDRPAPGEGTNYLIVGSDSRDGLSEDAVKDLRAGGGGGRRTDSMMLLHTGANGTSMVSLPRDSWVTVPGRLDTTTGKTKRPEGDKLNAAFAYGGPELLVHTVERNTGLRIDHYAEIGFAGFVNIVDAIGGVRMCLDRDIKDKKSGADLHKGCHVLDGKQALAFVRQRHQEREGDLGRSKNQQKFLSTLAHQAARPDTLFDPTEMGPAMQAGLDTLIVDEDMSLRDLSKMFRAVQSVSGGKGKRINVPVSGFGVPTSKGNVLKWDAEASARLFSELRQDRPVTETRSRTRR, from the coding sequence TTGACCATGACAGACCCGCTTGACCAGCGGGCCGGACACACCATGCCCCTGGGGGAGCACGGCTGGGACGGCGACAGCGGCGACAGCGGCGACAGCGGTGCGGCCGTGGCACCGGAGGACGACTCCGCCACGCGTGAGCGTTTCGCCGAACGCCCCAGCTCCCGCTACGGACCCCGGCGGGCCCACGCCCGGCAGTCGAAGAAGCGCAGGAAGCTGCGGCGGGCGGTGCTCGTCCTGCTGACCGGCGTGATCGTCGCGGCGGGCGGCACGTACGGCTGGGCGGAGACGCGGCTCCAGCGTGACGTCGACCTCGGCGCGTACGGGGACCGCCCGGCACCCGGCGAGGGCACCAACTACCTCATCGTGGGCTCCGACAGCCGCGACGGGCTCTCGGAGGACGCCGTGAAGGACCTGCGCGCGGGCGGGGGCGGCGGGCGGCGCACCGACTCGATGATGCTGCTGCACACCGGGGCCAACGGAACCAGCATGGTCAGCCTGCCGCGTGACTCCTGGGTCACCGTGCCAGGCCGCCTGGACACGACGACGGGCAAGACCAAGCGGCCCGAGGGGGACAAACTGAACGCCGCCTTCGCCTACGGCGGCCCCGAACTGCTCGTGCACACCGTCGAGCGGAACACCGGGCTGCGCATCGACCACTACGCGGAGATCGGCTTCGCCGGATTCGTGAACATCGTCGACGCCATCGGCGGTGTCCGGATGTGCCTGGACCGCGACATCAAGGACAAGAAGTCGGGCGCCGACCTGCACAAGGGCTGTCACGTCCTGGACGGCAAGCAGGCGCTCGCCTTCGTCCGCCAGCGGCACCAGGAGAGGGAGGGCGATCTGGGCCGTTCGAAGAACCAGCAGAAGTTCCTGTCGACCCTGGCCCACCAGGCGGCCCGCCCCGACACCCTCTTCGACCCGACGGAGATGGGCCCGGCCATGCAGGCGGGCCTGGACACCCTCATCGTCGACGAGGACATGAGCCTGCGCGACCTCAGCAAGATGTTCCGCGCCGTGCAGAGCGTCTCGGGCGGAAAGGGCAAGCGGATCAACGTGCCCGTGTCCGGCTTCGGCGTCCCCACCTCCAAGGGCAACGTCCTGAAGTGGGACGCCGAGGCGTCGGCCCGGCTCTTCTCCGAGCTGCGGCAGGACAGGCCCGTGACGGAGACAAGGAGCCGGACACGCCGTTGA
- a CDS encoding bifunctional polysaccharide deacetylase/glycosyltransferase family 2 protein yields the protein MSRRTAAVRRPPRGHWLVLLLVLLVVAVALLFEGWTTHQVDAARTKPLCTRPIPRAADDGKPLLRFGPKGVTTASMPPGTVALTFDGGPDPEWTPRLLDLLRRHHAPATFFVYGKDAARHPALMRRILREGHEIGSYTYSGGDLGVASPLRARLELSLTQTAFAGAAGINTSLLRLPHTTAADTLCGPQWPAAKRAAEQGYLVVASDYKSRKPWRGLVSQHSQTDLGYREAEALLEDRRVKSFTTVSGGLGRPSLNDGVPVAQEVEGEGLIWSQRLGRAFLTVMVWTLTLAGVLGVLRMLLFALFARLHVRRLHRFRPGAPRLREVRDPVTVLVPAYNEEAGIASTVYSLLASTHPDFQIIVIDDGSTDATADIAEDIDDPRVTVIRQPNGGKPSALNTGLAHARHDIVVMVDADTIFEPEALARLIQPLAHPAVGAVSGNTKVGNRRTLMGKWQHLEYVLGFNLDRRMFEVLECMPTVPGAIGAFRRDALMGVGGVSDETLAEDTDLTMALWRAGWRVVYEESAVAWTEVPVSVRQLWRQRYRWCYGTLQSMWKHRHAVTEVGPAGRFGRRVLLYVTLFQIVLPLCAPVVDMFALFGAFFRDPLEAALVWFGFLSVQLVTAAYALRLDRERLSVLWVLPLQQFVYRQLMYLVVIHSVITALLGTRLKWHSMKRTGTADPYLLQAPTGEMSAGTSAPGDPLDGPPSRRSLSSP from the coding sequence GTGAGCCGGCGCACCGCCGCTGTCCGCCGCCCGCCGCGCGGTCACTGGCTCGTGCTCCTGCTGGTCCTCCTGGTGGTCGCCGTCGCCCTCCTCTTCGAGGGCTGGACGACCCACCAGGTCGACGCCGCGCGCACCAAGCCGCTCTGCACGCGGCCGATACCGCGCGCGGCGGACGACGGGAAGCCGCTGCTGCGGTTCGGCCCGAAGGGGGTGACCACCGCGTCCATGCCGCCGGGCACCGTCGCGCTCACCTTCGACGGCGGGCCCGACCCGGAGTGGACGCCGCGCCTGCTCGACCTGCTGCGCAGACACCACGCGCCGGCGACCTTCTTCGTCTACGGGAAGGACGCGGCCCGGCATCCGGCGCTGATGCGACGGATCCTGCGCGAGGGCCACGAGATCGGCTCGTACACGTACAGCGGCGGTGACCTCGGGGTCGCGTCGCCGCTGCGCGCGCGTCTCGAACTGTCCCTCACGCAGACCGCTTTCGCGGGTGCGGCCGGCATCAACACCTCTCTGCTGCGGCTGCCGCACACCACGGCCGCGGACACGCTCTGCGGCCCGCAGTGGCCGGCCGCGAAGCGCGCGGCGGAGCAGGGGTATCTGGTGGTCGCGTCGGACTACAAGTCCCGCAAGCCGTGGCGCGGTCTGGTGTCGCAGCACAGCCAGACCGACCTCGGCTACCGCGAGGCCGAGGCGCTGCTGGAGGACCGCAGGGTCAAGTCGTTCACCACCGTCAGCGGCGGCCTCGGCCGCCCCTCGCTCAACGACGGGGTCCCCGTCGCCCAGGAGGTCGAGGGCGAGGGCCTGATCTGGTCGCAGCGGCTCGGGCGCGCCTTCCTCACCGTGATGGTGTGGACCCTGACCCTCGCGGGTGTGCTCGGCGTCCTGCGGATGCTCCTGTTCGCGCTCTTCGCCCGGCTGCACGTGCGCAGGCTGCACCGGTTCCGGCCGGGCGCGCCACGGCTGCGCGAGGTGCGGGACCCGGTGACGGTGCTGGTGCCCGCGTACAACGAGGAGGCCGGCATCGCCTCCACGGTGTACTCGCTGCTCGCCTCCACCCACCCGGACTTCCAGATCATCGTGATCGACGACGGCTCGACCGATGCCACCGCCGACATCGCCGAGGACATCGACGACCCCCGGGTGACGGTGATCCGGCAGCCCAACGGCGGCAAGCCGAGCGCCCTCAACACCGGTCTGGCGCACGCCAGGCACGACATCGTGGTGATGGTCGACGCGGACACCATCTTCGAGCCCGAGGCGCTGGCCCGCCTGATCCAGCCGCTCGCCCACCCGGCGGTCGGCGCGGTCAGCGGCAACACCAAGGTCGGCAACAGGCGCACCCTGATGGGCAAGTGGCAGCACCTGGAGTACGTGCTCGGATTCAACCTCGACCGGCGGATGTTCGAGGTCCTGGAGTGCATGCCGACGGTGCCGGGGGCGATCGGGGCGTTCCGCAGGGACGCGCTGATGGGTGTCGGCGGTGTCAGCGACGAGACCCTGGCCGAGGACACCGACCTCACGATGGCGCTCTGGCGGGCCGGCTGGCGTGTCGTCTACGAGGAGTCGGCGGTCGCCTGGACCGAAGTGCCGGTCAGCGTGCGGCAGTTGTGGCGCCAGCGCTACCGCTGGTGCTATGGCACGCTCCAGTCGATGTGGAAGCACCGGCACGCGGTGACGGAGGTCGGCCCCGCCGGACGCTTCGGCCGTCGCGTGCTGCTCTACGTCACGCTGTTCCAGATCGTGCTTCCGCTGTGCGCACCGGTCGTGGACATGTTCGCCCTGTTCGGGGCGTTCTTCCGCGACCCGCTGGAGGCGGCGCTCGTCTGGTTCGGTTTCCTCTCCGTCCAGTTGGTGACCGCCGCCTACGCGCTGCGGCTCGACCGCGAACGGCTGAGCGTGCTGTGGGTGCTGCCGCTCCAGCAGTTCGTGTACCGGCAGTTGATGTATCTGGTGGTCATCCACTCCGTGATCACGGCGCTGCTCGGCACCCGTCTGAAGTGGCACAGCATGAAACGGACCGGCACCGCCGACCCGTACCTGCTGCAGGCGCCGACCGGAGAGATGTCCGCCGGGACATCCGCACCCGGAGATCCCCTCGACGGCCCGCCCTCGCGGCGGAGCCTGTCGTCGCCATGA
- a CDS encoding STAS domain-containing protein, with the protein MTRPVSRLSLRTEFQQGVVTVHVGGSLEFGVTESFVATVTEQLDRALAGSRPVRQLQVNCAELTFVDSMGLAALLMARRVTDARGVALVLSRRPECLDRLLRLTCTFDHLTASTATREMQGE; encoded by the coding sequence ATGACCCGCCCCGTCTCCCGCCTCAGCCTGCGCACCGAGTTCCAGCAGGGCGTCGTGACCGTCCACGTCGGTGGAAGCCTGGAGTTCGGGGTGACGGAGAGCTTCGTCGCCACCGTCACCGAACAACTCGACCGAGCCCTGGCGGGCAGCCGTCCCGTACGGCAACTTCAGGTCAATTGTGCCGAGTTGACGTTCGTGGACTCCATGGGCCTGGCCGCCCTGCTGATGGCCCGCCGCGTCACGGACGCCCGCGGGGTCGCCCTCGTGCTCAGCCGCCGCCCCGAATGCCTGGACCGACTGCTGCGCCTCACCTGCACCTTCGACCACCTCACGGCCTCCACCGCGACCAGGGAGATGCAGGGGGAGTGA
- a CDS encoding B12-binding domain-containing protein yields MTAPLRDLTGSRDQTGSNDLTETPGAPGASDPLGSARAQLWNDVRDGDEIGAIRTVRAAVEAGNAFESVLLDLIAPVQARVGVEWAANRISVAQEHAATAINDRVITLTADVGVPDPDPAQRRGRITVACVDGEWHALPARLLAEVLRLRGWQVDFLGAHTPTPHLVRHLHQQVPDVVALSSSIPTHLPVAHAALTACQAVGTPVLVGGAAFGPGGRYAKVLGADAWAADARDAADLLDQGLARPDVMLHQAVDDLPHLIDQEYSMVARTRGELVKEVLGELEQLFPPMARYTVQQRRHTAEDIAHIVDYLATALYLDDAGLFTRFLDWTADILSARHVPAHSLLLALDVLGRRLSDFPRATRVLNTAREALAARPESNRTGESV; encoded by the coding sequence ATGACCGCTCCCCTTCGCGATCTGACCGGGAGCCGTGACCAGACCGGCAGCAATGACCTGACCGAGACCCCTGGGGCGCCCGGAGCCTCTGATCCGCTCGGATCCGCTCGTGCACAGCTGTGGAACGACGTGCGCGACGGCGACGAGATCGGCGCCATCCGCACGGTGCGGGCCGCGGTCGAGGCGGGCAACGCGTTCGAGAGCGTCCTGTTGGACCTCATCGCCCCCGTGCAGGCGCGGGTCGGCGTCGAATGGGCGGCGAACCGCATCAGCGTGGCCCAGGAACACGCGGCGACGGCCATCAACGACCGGGTCATCACCCTCACGGCGGACGTCGGCGTGCCTGACCCGGACCCGGCACAGCGGCGCGGACGGATCACCGTCGCCTGTGTGGACGGCGAGTGGCACGCCCTGCCCGCGCGGCTGCTCGCCGAGGTGCTGCGGCTGCGCGGCTGGCAGGTCGACTTCCTCGGCGCCCACACCCCCACCCCGCACCTCGTACGGCATCTGCATCAGCAGGTGCCCGACGTGGTGGCACTCTCCTCGTCGATCCCCACGCACCTCCCGGTCGCCCATGCCGCGCTCACCGCCTGCCAGGCCGTCGGGACACCGGTCCTCGTCGGTGGCGCGGCCTTCGGTCCGGGCGGGCGGTACGCCAAGGTCCTCGGCGCCGACGCCTGGGCGGCCGACGCGCGGGACGCGGCCGATCTGCTGGACCAGGGCCTCGCCCGCCCGGACGTGATGCTCCACCAGGCGGTGGACGACCTGCCCCACCTCATCGACCAGGAGTACTCGATGGTCGCCCGCACGCGGGGCGAGCTGGTCAAGGAGGTGCTCGGCGAACTGGAGCAGCTCTTCCCGCCGATGGCCCGCTACACGGTGCAGCAGCGCCGGCACACCGCGGAGGACATCGCGCACATCGTGGACTACCTGGCCACGGCGCTCTATCTCGACGACGCCGGGCTCTTCACCCGCTTCCTCGACTGGACCGCGGACATACTCTCCGCGCGGCACGTCCCCGCCCACAGCCTTCTCCTCGCCCTGGACGTCCTGGGCCGCAGGCTGTCCGACTTCCCGCGCGCCACGCGCGTGCTGAACACGGCCCGCGAAGCCCTGGCCGCGCGGCCGGAGAGCAACAGGACCGGAGAATCCGTATGA
- a CDS encoding PP2C family protein-serine/threonine phosphatase, translated as MSAPRQLEQSETKTRLAPPVLADAWVTAPHPVVVADRAGRVAAANEAGRLLLPAALGGTDLREAVPEWLADAHARLAAADNPPADADTPPAGADIPPADAQARREPDVVRGEIGESSFEARPARLDDGHWAWWLAEDTYRRRAEDDLRAERRRTALLADASQQLLASLNVERCMEVTAAMAAGHLCDAAIVIAPGRGNVYPVTHTGPAGEVTHATLEVDLTEVPGLGEAMQGFPPVPSRWIDPATLPDWAVPAHFAGPVCSVVITPLPGHGVPAGVLILLRSTERSAFSEAEEVFARIFAARAGAAVSAAQLYAEQSAISRTLMRDLLPPELRPVNGVEFAGGYIAAGAGEYVGGDFYDVHEGRTPEDETLAVLGDVCGKGLEAAALTGKIRNTVQALRPMGHDHQQLLTLLNESLLQAEHTRFATLALASVTRRGNSVDLRLTSAGHPPPLIARADGTVDEAETRGTLIGALPQVTSNTAHVRLKPGEVCLMFSDGIVEAKGGPLGTELFGEERLSWALSECFGMVAEAVVERVQMLATQWVGRGPHDDMAVVAIAAPRHQHLSAVDGHTRGRYTG; from the coding sequence ATGAGCGCACCGAGACAGTTGGAACAGTCGGAAACGAAGACGCGCCTCGCACCACCGGTGCTGGCCGACGCCTGGGTCACCGCGCCGCACCCCGTGGTCGTCGCCGACCGCGCGGGCCGGGTGGCGGCCGCGAACGAGGCCGGAAGGCTTCTTCTGCCGGCTGCGCTGGGCGGCACGGACCTGCGCGAGGCCGTCCCGGAATGGCTGGCCGACGCGCACGCCCGGCTTGCCGCCGCGGACAATCCACCTGCCGATGCGGACACCCCACCTGCCGGCGCGGACATTCCACCTGCCGATGCCCAGGCGCGGCGGGAGCCGGACGTCGTGCGCGGCGAGATCGGTGAGTCGAGCTTCGAGGCCCGCCCGGCCCGCCTCGACGACGGTCACTGGGCATGGTGGCTGGCCGAGGACACGTACCGGCGCAGGGCGGAGGACGACCTCCGCGCCGAACGAAGACGTACGGCCCTGCTCGCCGACGCCTCCCAGCAGTTGCTGGCCTCCCTCAACGTCGAACGCTGCATGGAGGTGACGGCCGCCATGGCGGCAGGGCACCTCTGCGACGCGGCCATAGTGATCGCGCCGGGCCGCGGAAACGTGTACCCCGTGACCCACACCGGACCGGCGGGGGAGGTCACGCACGCCACCCTGGAGGTGGACCTGACGGAGGTGCCCGGCCTCGGCGAGGCGATGCAGGGCTTCCCGCCGGTGCCCTCGCGCTGGATCGACCCCGCCACGCTGCCCGACTGGGCCGTGCCCGCGCACTTCGCCGGCCCGGTGTGCTCGGTGGTGATCACCCCGCTGCCCGGCCATGGTGTGCCCGCGGGTGTCCTGATACTGCTGAGGTCCACCGAGCGCAGTGCGTTCAGCGAGGCCGAGGAGGTCTTCGCCCGGATCTTCGCCGCCCGCGCCGGAGCGGCGGTCTCGGCGGCGCAGCTCTACGCCGAACAGAGCGCCATCTCCCGCACGCTCATGCGTGACCTGCTGCCGCCCGAGCTGCGGCCGGTGAACGGCGTGGAGTTCGCGGGAGGCTATATCGCCGCGGGCGCGGGGGAGTACGTCGGCGGTGACTTCTACGACGTACACGAGGGCCGGACCCCGGAGGACGAGACACTCGCCGTCCTCGGAGACGTCTGCGGCAAGGGCCTGGAGGCGGCGGCACTCACCGGCAAGATCCGCAATACGGTGCAGGCGCTGCGGCCGATGGGCCACGACCACCAGCAGCTGCTGACCCTGCTCAACGAATCGCTGCTGCAGGCCGAGCACACCCGGTTCGCCACGCTGGCCCTCGCCTCCGTGACCCGCCGCGGCAACTCCGTGGACCTGCGGCTCACCAGTGCGGGACACCCGCCGCCGCTGATCGCCCGCGCGGACGGCACCGTCGACGAGGCCGAGACGAGGGGCACCCTGATCGGCGCCCTGCCGCAGGTCACGTCGAATACCGCACATGTCCGCCTCAAGCCCGGGGAGGTGTGCCTCATGTTCAGTGACGGCATCGTCGAGGCCAAGGGAGGGCCGCTGGGAACGGAGTTGTTCGGCGAGGAGCGGCTTTCGTGGGCGCTCTCCGAGTGCTTCGGCATGGTGGCCGAAGCCGTCGTCGAGCGGGTGCAGATGCTGGCCACGCAGTGGGTGGGCCGCGGCCCCCACGACGACATGGCCGTGGTCGCCATAGCCGCACCGCGCCATCAGCACCTCAGCGCCGTGGACGGGCACACCCGAGGCAGGTACACCGGATGA
- a CDS encoding phytase → MAKPRRPRSGVTRVALVAALAAVAATAPLGSGAVAASPLPAVEPRSETPAVHDDDAGGNADADDPAIWRNSADPGRSLVVATAKQGGLRVYDLSAREVQSVPAPAAPGPDDAPGRFNNVDLVHGLRLPSGRADLAVTSDRGNDRLRVYRIDRDRSGGPLTDVTDPSAPPVFSTSQEEINEQRTAYGLATWTDPSTGRSYALVSQRERTRIALLELTPKSDGTVGYRKVRTLDLPADFRLPDGTSWSPCGEPGERPQVEGMVVDPANGTLYAGQEDVGIWRLRADLTGKPQLVDKVREYGIPGTYDPSTEECTAGTDPGYGGKRLKADVEGLTLLEEGNGDGYLLASSQGDNTFAAYDREVSDRNEYEGGFRVTAASATLDGSEECDGAAVLNKPLGAKYPHGLLVVQDGHDAPGDPERPSTDFKFVDLGDVLDAVDD, encoded by the coding sequence ATGGCCAAGCCCCGCAGACCCCGTTCCGGCGTTACCCGCGTCGCCCTCGTCGCGGCCCTCGCGGCGGTCGCCGCGACCGCGCCCCTGGGCTCCGGCGCCGTAGCGGCCTCGCCGCTGCCCGCCGTCGAACCGCGCTCCGAGACCCCCGCCGTGCACGACGACGACGCGGGCGGCAACGCCGACGCCGACGACCCGGCGATCTGGCGCAACTCCGCCGACCCGGGCCGCAGTCTGGTCGTCGCCACCGCCAAGCAGGGCGGGCTGCGCGTGTACGACCTGTCGGCGCGCGAGGTGCAGTCCGTTCCGGCACCCGCGGCGCCCGGACCGGACGACGCGCCCGGCCGCTTCAACAACGTCGACCTGGTGCACGGCCTGCGCCTGCCGTCCGGCCGCGCCGACCTCGCGGTCACCAGCGACCGCGGCAACGACCGGCTGCGCGTCTACCGCATCGACCGCGACCGCTCCGGCGGCCCGCTCACCGACGTGACCGACCCGTCGGCGCCGCCCGTCTTCTCGACCTCGCAGGAGGAGATCAACGAGCAGCGCACCGCCTACGGCCTCGCGACGTGGACGGACCCGTCGACGGGCCGGTCGTACGCACTGGTCAGCCAGCGGGAGCGGACCCGCATCGCGCTCCTCGAACTGACCCCGAAGAGCGACGGAACGGTCGGCTACCGCAAGGTCCGCACACTCGACCTGCCCGCCGACTTCCGCCTGCCGGACGGTACTTCGTGGTCGCCGTGCGGCGAACCGGGCGAACGGCCGCAGGTGGAGGGCATGGTCGTGGATCCGGCCAACGGCACGCTCTACGCGGGCCAGGAGGACGTCGGCATCTGGCGGCTGCGCGCCGACCTGACGGGCAAGCCCCAACTGGTCGACAAGGTGCGCGAGTACGGAATACCCGGGACGTACGACCCCTCGACCGAGGAGTGCACCGCGGGCACCGACCCGGGCTACGGCGGCAAGCGCCTCAAGGCCGACGTCGAGGGCCTGACGCTGCTTGAGGAGGGCAACGGCGACGGCTATCTGCTGGCCTCCAGCCAGGGCGACAACACCTTCGCCGCCTACGACCGCGAGGTGTCCGACCGCAACGAGTACGAGGGCGGCTTCCGCGTCACGGCCGCCTCCGCCACGCTCGACGGCTCCGAGGAATGCGACGGTGCCGCGGTCCTCAACAAGCCGCTGGGCGCGAAGTATCCGCACGGGCTGCTCGTGGTGCAGGACGGTCACGACGCGCCCGGCGACCCCGAACGCCCCTCCACCGACTTCAAGTTCGTGGATCTGGGCGACGTGCTCGACGCCGTCGACGACTGA